Proteins encoded within one genomic window of Bacillus sp. F19:
- the atpA gene encoding F0F1 ATP synthase subunit alpha: MSIKAEEISALIKKQIESYQSDIKVSDVGTVIQIGDGIARAHGLDNVMAGELVEFSNGVMGMAQNLESNNVGIIILGPYSDIREGDEVRRTGRIMEVPVGEALIGRVVNSLGQPVDGLGPIETTHTRPIESPAPGVMDRKSVHEPLQTGIKAIDSLIPIGRGQRELIIGDRQTGKTSVAIDTILNQKNEDMICIYVAIGQKESTVRGVVETLRKNGALDYTIVVTASASQPAPLLFLAPYTGVTMGEHFMYNGKHVLVVYDDLTKQASAYRELSLLLRRPPGREAYPGDVFYLHSRLLERAAKLSDAKGAGSLTALPFIETQAGDVSAYIPTNVISITDGQIFLQSDLFFSGVRPAVNAGLSVSRVGGSAQIKAMKKVSGTLRLDLASYRELEAFAQFGSDLDKATQAKLNRGARTVEVLKQGLNKPLAVEKQVAILYALTRGFLDDIPVEDIKRFEEEYYVFLDQNHKALLDHIRTTGGLPEDNDFNAAIAAFKKTFAITE; this comes from the coding sequence ATGAGCATCAAAGCAGAAGAAATTAGTGCACTGATTAAAAAGCAAATCGAAAGCTATCAGTCTGATATCAAAGTTAGTGATGTAGGTACAGTTATCCAGATTGGTGACGGTATCGCCCGTGCTCATGGCCTCGACAATGTCATGGCTGGAGAGCTTGTTGAATTTTCAAACGGCGTAATGGGTATGGCTCAAAACCTTGAGTCAAACAACGTAGGTATCATTATCCTTGGACCTTACTCTGATATCCGTGAAGGTGACGAAGTTCGCCGTACTGGACGCATCATGGAGGTTCCGGTTGGTGAAGCGTTAATCGGACGCGTCGTAAACTCTCTAGGACAGCCTGTTGATGGCCTTGGTCCAATCGAAACAACACATACTCGCCCAATTGAGAGCCCGGCTCCAGGCGTTATGGATCGTAAATCTGTTCATGAACCATTACAAACTGGAATTAAAGCGATTGACTCTCTAATTCCAATTGGCCGCGGCCAGCGTGAGTTAATTATCGGTGACCGTCAAACAGGTAAAACATCTGTTGCCATCGATACAATCCTAAACCAAAAGAACGAAGATATGATCTGTATTTACGTTGCAATCGGACAAAAAGAATCTACTGTCCGCGGCGTAGTTGAAACTCTTCGCAAAAATGGCGCATTAGACTACACAATCGTTGTTACAGCATCTGCTTCACAGCCGGCACCGCTATTATTCTTAGCTCCTTATACTGGTGTTACTATGGGTGAGCATTTCATGTACAACGGCAAGCACGTTTTGGTTGTTTATGATGATTTAACAAAACAAGCATCTGCTTACCGTGAACTTTCATTATTATTACGCCGTCCTCCAGGCCGCGAAGCATATCCTGGTGACGTATTCTACTTGCATTCACGCCTTCTTGAGCGCGCTGCAAAGCTTAGTGATGCAAAAGGCGCTGGTTCATTAACAGCTCTTCCATTCATTGAGACACAAGCTGGAGATGTATCTGCATACATTCCAACAAACGTAATTTCCATCACTGATGGACAAATCTTCTTGCAGTCTGACTTATTCTTCTCAGGTGTACGTCCAGCGGTTAACGCCGGTCTATCTGTATCCCGTGTTGGAGGATCTGCACAGATCAAAGCAATGAAAAAAGTATCAGGTACACTGCGTCTTGACCTTGCTTCTTACCGTGAGCTAGAAGCATTTGCTCAATTCGGATCTGACCTTGATAAAGCAACTCAAGCGAAATTAAACCGCGGAGCACGTACGGTTGAAGTTTTGAAACAAGGCTTGAACAAACCTCTTGCAGTTGAAAAGCAAGTTGCGATTCTTTACGCTTTAACTCGCGGATTCCTTGATGATATCCCAGTTGAAGATATTAAACGCTTTGAAGAAGAGTACTATGTATTCTTAGATCAAAACCATAAAGCATTGCTTGATCATATTCGAACAACTGGCGGACTTCCTGAAGACAACGACTTCAATGCTGCTATTGCTGCATTCAAAAAAACATTCGCGATTACTGAATAA
- a CDS encoding F0F1 ATP synthase subunit delta: MSKEIVAARYALALFQIAKENRTIDKFEEELLVIQKVTKENPELLNVLTHPKVLLEKKKSMMSEAFASLSQPVLSTILLLIERQRINVIPELADHFVKLANDERGTEDAIVYSVRLLDQDELTALSDTFAKKIGKTSLRLRNVIDQNLIGGVKLRIGNRIYNGSISGKLERIERQLVAKRS, from the coding sequence ATGAGTAAAGAAATAGTTGCAGCTCGCTATGCATTGGCTCTTTTTCAAATCGCAAAGGAAAACCGCACGATTGACAAGTTCGAAGAGGAATTGCTTGTTATCCAGAAGGTAACGAAAGAAAATCCTGAATTATTAAACGTGCTTACACATCCAAAAGTGCTTCTAGAAAAGAAAAAATCCATGATGAGTGAAGCGTTTGCTTCTTTATCTCAACCTGTTTTAAGTACAATTTTACTCTTGATTGAACGTCAAAGAATCAATGTGATTCCTGAGCTTGCTGATCATTTTGTGAAGCTTGCAAATGACGAACGCGGCACAGAAGACGCCATTGTCTATTCTGTCAGACTGCTGGATCAAGATGAATTAACAGCGCTGTCTGATACGTTTGCCAAAAAAATCGGCAAAACATCTCTTCGTTTAAGAAATGTTATTGATCAGAATCTGATCGGCGGAGTGAAGCTTCGTATCGGCAATCGCATTTATAATGGAAGTATAAGCGGAAAGCTTGAACGTATAGAGCGACAACTTGTTGCAAAAAGATCGTAG
- the atpF gene encoding F0F1 ATP synthase subunit B, protein MLTSNLVVGAGLSLNTGDIVFQLVIFLILLALLRKYALGPVMNMMKQREEHIASEISASEAKHAEAKKLAEEQRELLKQARIESQGLVESAKKLGEKQKEEIIQVARSEADRLKQSAFKEIAQEKEQAVAALREQVASLSILIATKVIEKELNEKEQEKLIQDYIKEVGEGR, encoded by the coding sequence ATGTTAACGTCAAATCTAGTAGTTGGTGCAGGCTTATCTTTAAATACTGGAGACATTGTATTCCAGCTGGTCATTTTCTTAATCTTACTTGCATTGCTGAGAAAATATGCTCTTGGACCTGTTATGAATATGATGAAACAGCGCGAAGAGCACATTGCATCTGAAATCAGTGCGTCTGAAGCTAAACACGCGGAAGCTAAGAAGCTTGCTGAAGAGCAGCGTGAACTATTAAAGCAGGCTAGAATTGAATCACAGGGATTAGTTGAAAGTGCGAAGAAGCTTGGTGAAAAGCAAAAGGAAGAAATCATCCAAGTCGCTCGTTCAGAAGCAGACCGCCTGAAGCAGTCTGCATTTAAAGAAATTGCTCAGGAAAAAGAGCAAGCTGTTGCCGCTCTTCGTGAGCAAGTAGCTTCATTATCTATTTTAATTGCTACGAAGGTTATTGAAAAAGAATTAAACGAAAAAGAACAAGAGAAGCTTATCCAGGATTATATCAAAGAGGTAGGCGAAGGCCGATGA
- the atpE gene encoding F0F1 ATP synthase subunit C, with the protein MNLIAAAIAIGLAALGAGIGNGLIVSRTVEGVARQPELQGKLQTIMFIGIALVEALPIIGVVIAFIVLGS; encoded by the coding sequence ATGAATTTAATCGCAGCTGCAATTGCAATCGGCTTAGCGGCACTTGGTGCTGGTATTGGTAATGGTCTTATCGTTTCACGTACAGTAGAAGGTGTTGCTCGTCAGCCTGAACTACAAGGTAAGCTTCAAACAATCATGTTCATCGGTATCGCATTAGTTGAGGCACTTCCTATCATCGGAGTAGTTATCGCGTTTATCGTATTAGGAAGTTAA
- the atpB gene encoding F0F1 ATP synthase subunit A, with protein sequence MHHEAPIVEFLGLTFNLSNVLMITVASVIVFLIAVLATRKLAMKPTGMQNFFEWIVDFVKGIINSSMDWHTGGKFLTLGVTLLMYIFVSNMLGLPFSIAVNHELWWKSPTADPTITLTLAVMVVALTHYYGVKMKGTAEYGKDFFRPMAFLFPIKIIEEFANTLTLGLRLYGNIYAGEILLGLLAGLAVTGPIGALSAALPMMLWQAFSIFVGSIQAFIFVMLTMVYMSHKVSSDH encoded by the coding sequence TTGCATCACGAAGCTCCTATAGTAGAGTTTTTAGGCCTTACTTTTAACTTATCCAATGTTTTAATGATCACTGTTGCAAGTGTTATCGTTTTTCTAATAGCGGTACTAGCCACTCGCAAATTGGCAATGAAGCCGACAGGGATGCAGAATTTCTTTGAATGGATCGTTGATTTCGTCAAGGGAATCATCAACAGTTCAATGGACTGGCATACAGGCGGGAAATTCTTGACGCTTGGCGTGACGCTCCTAATGTACATATTTGTATCAAATATGCTCGGGCTGCCGTTTTCAATTGCTGTAAACCATGAGCTATGGTGGAAATCACCTACAGCAGATCCAACGATTACACTGACTCTTGCTGTTATGGTCGTGGCTTTGACACACTATTATGGTGTGAAAATGAAGGGCACAGCTGAGTATGGGAAGGATTTCTTCCGACCGATGGCGTTCCTTTTCCCAATCAAGATCATTGAAGAGTTCGCTAACACGCTGACTCTTGGCTTGCGTCTTTACGGTAACATCTATGCCGGTGAAATCCTTTTGGGACTTCTCGCGGGACTTGCAGTAACTGGTCCAATCGGCGCTTTATCTGCCGCATTGCCAATGATGTTATGGCAGGCATTCAGTATTTTTGTAGGTTCCATCCAAGCATTTATCTTTGTAATGTTAACAATGGTTTATATGTCTCACAAAGTGAGCAGCGACCATTAA
- a CDS encoding ATP synthase subunit I: MFDLHQMYHRYRKYMFYLMSFYAVGWGFTEYQSVFLGLALGTALSLFNLWSMVRKQVQFGEAIQQNRKVRSLGTASRLASAGLAALLAIKFPEYLNMVSVIIGLMTVYIVIMIDYVFQHSRA; this comes from the coding sequence ATGTTTGATTTGCACCAGATGTACCACAGATATCGCAAGTATATGTTCTACCTAATGTCCTTTTATGCCGTAGGCTGGGGATTTACCGAGTATCAGTCTGTCTTTTTGGGGCTGGCGCTTGGAACAGCACTCAGTTTGTTCAACTTATGGTCAATGGTGCGCAAGCAAGTTCAGTTCGGTGAAGCGATTCAGCAGAATAGGAAGGTCAGGTCATTGGGTACTGCATCCCGATTGGCGTCAGCTGGTTTAGCTGCCCTGCTCGCGATCAAGTTTCCCGAATATCTGAATATGGTTAGTGTCATTATTGGATTAATGACAGTTTATATTGTCATTATGATAGATTATGTTTTTCAACACTCACGCGCTTAG
- a CDS encoding AtpZ/AtpI family protein yields the protein MRKKERHPMQAMALMTGILSQLVGSTLIGIFSGRWLDRYFQTEPLFMIIGLLIGLGIGISAMIKLVHHFFSGD from the coding sequence ATGCGCAAAAAAGAGCGTCATCCAATGCAGGCCATGGCACTAATGACAGGCATTCTATCTCAGCTAGTCGGTTCAACACTAATTGGCATCTTTTCAGGAAGATGGCTCGACCGATATTTCCAGACTGAACCGCTTTTTATGATCATAGGACTGCTCATTGGGCTCGGAATAGGTATTTCCGCGATGATCAAGCTAGTCCACCACTTTTTTTCAGGAGACTGA
- a CDS encoding S8 family serine peptidase has product MIVVEKEYTEAVSQKIKQSYPNVHIRRTYKKVFSGFTVAGKHKDLAALQKEPHVLHASPVTAYHAGLEESVPFIGGNEVRGKFDSHHKRLTGKGVKVGIIDTGIDYTHPDLNRSYHGGADLIDGDSDPMETKATDGTETLHGTHVAGIIAANGKLQGVAPEAEIIAYRALGPGGYGTSEQVIAAIEKAIEDKVDVLNLSLGNTVNGPDWPTSLALDRAVEHGIVAVTSSGNSGPGVWTIGSPGTSSKSISVGASTPPQKIPYLKLSGTGKMVPITALAGSKEWILNQGEEIVFAGIGEEHQYKADMKGKIVLVERGKITFTEKALFAEKVGAKAIIIYNNMKGNFAGNLEIEAGIPVVSISKEDGLWLKKQLGNGAFVRTVYQNESDQLADFSSRGPVTYTWEIKPDVVAPGVAIDSTVPEGYLSLQGTSMSAPHVAGASALLKQAHPDWNPEQIKAALMNSAEPLKDKDGVYYEPVEQGTGRINLTRALETEALLYPGSLSFGQVSLRGDRIRKKVKLTLDNQSDEKKAYTFKYPQYTKGLQWGIPQKVEVEPKQQKDVFVTLDIYSNGMEAGLHHGWMDVEAGGRIEKLPYLYVVDEPDYPRVMGFEFGFGDTAGTYKYEFYLPGGADEMGIALYDPDTLRFEGFLDWGRNLQRGAVRKTFNKDDLKLKDGLYKAVIFARKGSKEDTMETDLILENPEGKEH; this is encoded by the coding sequence ATGATCGTAGTTGAAAAAGAATATACAGAGGCCGTATCCCAAAAAATTAAGCAGTCTTATCCAAATGTTCACATTCGCCGTACCTATAAAAAAGTATTCAGCGGCTTCACAGTTGCAGGAAAGCATAAAGATCTGGCAGCTCTTCAGAAAGAACCCCATGTATTGCACGCGAGTCCGGTTACGGCCTATCATGCCGGCCTTGAAGAGAGTGTCCCGTTTATCGGCGGTAATGAAGTTCGCGGAAAATTCGATTCTCACCATAAAAGGCTGACAGGCAAGGGAGTGAAGGTCGGCATTATTGATACAGGGATAGATTATACGCATCCGGATTTGAACCGAAGCTATCACGGCGGAGCAGATCTCATAGACGGTGACAGCGATCCGATGGAAACAAAAGCGACAGATGGAACGGAAACACTGCACGGTACACATGTGGCCGGTATCATTGCAGCGAATGGGAAACTTCAGGGCGTAGCACCGGAAGCGGAAATCATTGCTTATCGTGCGCTGGGTCCTGGAGGATACGGCACTAGCGAACAAGTGATAGCAGCAATTGAAAAGGCCATTGAAGATAAAGTGGATGTATTAAATTTATCGCTTGGTAATACAGTCAATGGACCTGACTGGCCAACAAGTCTCGCTTTAGATCGAGCAGTTGAACACGGAATTGTAGCCGTGACGTCAAGCGGGAATTCAGGTCCTGGAGTCTGGACAATCGGCTCGCCCGGCACTTCAAGCAAATCCATTTCCGTCGGGGCTTCCACTCCTCCGCAAAAAATACCTTATTTAAAGCTTAGCGGTACGGGAAAAATGGTTCCCATCACAGCCCTTGCAGGGTCTAAAGAGTGGATACTTAATCAAGGGGAAGAAATCGTCTTTGCCGGCATCGGTGAAGAGCATCAGTATAAAGCGGATATGAAAGGGAAAATTGTTCTTGTAGAGAGAGGAAAGATTACGTTTACTGAAAAAGCCCTTTTTGCGGAAAAAGTTGGAGCCAAGGCTATTATCATTTACAACAACATGAAAGGTAATTTTGCGGGAAACCTTGAAATTGAAGCAGGTATTCCGGTCGTCTCCATTTCAAAAGAGGATGGTTTATGGCTTAAAAAACAATTGGGCAATGGTGCTTTTGTTCGAACAGTCTATCAGAATGAATCTGATCAGCTTGCAGATTTCAGTTCAAGAGGTCCGGTCACCTATACGTGGGAAATCAAGCCGGATGTCGTGGCTCCCGGTGTCGCAATTGACAGCACAGTTCCGGAGGGATATTTAAGTCTTCAGGGAACAAGCATGTCAGCGCCGCATGTTGCAGGAGCCAGTGCTCTATTAAAACAGGCGCATCCAGATTGGAACCCGGAGCAAATCAAAGCTGCCTTAATGAATTCAGCAGAGCCTCTGAAAGACAAGGACGGAGTCTACTATGAACCCGTCGAGCAGGGAACGGGGAGGATCAATTTAACACGTGCACTGGAAACAGAAGCGCTTCTTTATCCCGGTTCATTGTCATTCGGACAAGTTTCCCTGCGAGGTGACCGTATCCGAAAAAAAGTGAAGCTGACTCTTGATAATCAGTCAGATGAAAAAAAGGCTTATACTTTTAAATACCCCCAGTATACAAAAGGTCTTCAATGGGGGATTCCGCAAAAAGTGGAGGTTGAACCAAAACAGCAAAAGGATGTATTCGTAACTTTGGATATTTATTCAAATGGGATGGAAGCGGGACTTCATCATGGATGGATGGATGTGGAAGCAGGCGGCCGAATCGAAAAGCTTCCTTATCTATATGTAGTAGATGAACCGGATTATCCACGTGTGATGGGATTTGAATTTGGATTCGGTGATACTGCAGGAACGTATAAGTATGAGTTTTATCTGCCGGGCGGAGCTGATGAAATGGGTATTGCATTGTATGACCCCGATACACTCAGATTTGAGGGCTTTCTTGACTGGGGCAGGAATCTTCAAAGAGGAGCTGTCAGGAAGACGTTTAATAAAGACGATCTAAAGCTGAAAGACGGACTTTATAAAGCGGTCATTTTTGCAAGAAAAGGCAGCAAGGAAGATACAATGGAAACAGATCTTATCCTCGAAAACCCTGAGGGAAAAGAGCACTGA
- the upp gene encoding uracil phosphoribosyltransferase: MGKVYVFDHPLIQHKLTYIRDVKTGTKEFRELVDEVASLMMFEITRDMPLEEVEVETPVQVAKSKVLAGKKLAIVPILRAGLGMVDGIIKLIPAAKVGHVGLYRDPETLKPIEYYVKLPSDVEEREFIVVDPMLATGGSAVEAINSVKKRGAKNIKFMCLIAAPEGVEIVKEAHPDVDIYIAALDEKLNDHGYIVPGLGDAGDRMFGTK, translated from the coding sequence ATGGGCAAAGTATACGTTTTTGATCATCCACTTATTCAGCATAAGCTAACATATATCCGTGATGTAAAGACAGGTACGAAAGAATTTCGTGAGCTTGTTGATGAAGTTGCGAGCTTGATGATGTTTGAAATTACAAGAGACATGCCGCTTGAAGAAGTGGAAGTTGAAACACCGGTGCAAGTAGCAAAATCAAAGGTTTTGGCTGGCAAAAAGCTTGCGATTGTCCCTATTCTCCGAGCTGGTCTTGGAATGGTTGACGGAATCATTAAACTGATCCCGGCAGCAAAAGTCGGACATGTAGGTTTATACCGCGATCCAGAGACGTTAAAGCCAATCGAGTATTATGTGAAACTCCCTTCTGACGTGGAAGAGCGCGAATTTATCGTTGTTGATCCAATGCTTGCAACAGGCGGATCTGCTGTTGAAGCAATCAACAGTGTGAAAAAACGCGGCGCTAAAAATATTAAATTCATGTGTTTAATCGCGGCTCCAGAAGGTGTGGAGATTGTGAAGGAAGCACATCCTGATGTTGATATTTACATTGCAGCACTTGATGAAAAATTAAACGATCATGGATATATTGTCCCTGGCCTTGGTGATGCCGGAGACCGAATGTTCGGAACGAAATAA
- a CDS encoding IPT/TIG domain-containing protein encodes MLKKAMSLLFAFVLIFSLYGPFADNYANASINNKVNYSNDIIYQIMTDRFSDGNANNNPTGSLFSADCSNLRKYCGGDWQGIINKLNEGYFTDMGITALWISQPVENVYSVLNDAAGTASYHGYWARDFKKPNPFYGTMQEFQALINTAHQKGIKVIIDFAPNHTSQASEDTPSYMENGKLYDNGTLVGGYTNDTKDLFHHNGGTNFSSIEDGIYRNLYDLADFNHQNPTVDKYLKDSVKLWLDMGIDGIRVDAVKHMPFGWQKTFMETIYSYKPVFTFGEWFLGENEVDQNYYNFANTTGMSLLDFRFGQKLRQVLRNGSDSWYGFNSMITESEAKYEQAADQVTFLDNHDMDRFHFDGADVKNTDLALAVMLTSRGVPNVYYGTEQYMTGNGDPNNRKKQTSFNKTTKAYQIISKLSALRKSNQALGYGKTKERWINNDVYIYERTFGKDVVLVAVNKSKTAAYNITNLSTALPAGSYSDQLTSLLNGNSLSVGSGGAVSAFDLSPGEAGVYSSNGTAAAPTIGQIGPVMAVPGRTITISGESFGTSVGSVKVGTGNAAVLSWSNTEIRAQVPVLAEGNYQVSVTLSGGTVSNTYGPVEVLSGKQSSVRFMVNNATTSPGQSVYIVGNVSELGNWDAARAIGPMYNQVITKYPGWYYDVSVPAGRDIEFKFIKKDASGNVVWESGANHLYTTPSSGPGTSISNFQN; translated from the coding sequence ATGTTAAAAAAAGCAATGAGTCTACTATTTGCATTTGTTCTTATTTTTAGTTTGTATGGACCGTTTGCGGATAATTATGCAAACGCTTCCATAAATAACAAAGTAAACTATTCAAACGATATTATCTATCAAATTATGACGGATCGATTCAGTGATGGGAATGCTAATAATAATCCGACAGGCAGCTTGTTCAGCGCCGACTGCTCAAACTTAAGAAAATACTGCGGCGGTGACTGGCAGGGAATTATCAATAAACTGAATGAAGGATATTTCACGGATATGGGGATTACGGCGTTATGGATATCTCAGCCTGTCGAAAATGTCTATTCCGTTTTGAATGATGCAGCAGGCACGGCATCCTATCACGGATATTGGGCGCGGGATTTTAAAAAGCCAAACCCATTTTACGGCACGATGCAAGAGTTTCAAGCCCTTATCAATACAGCACATCAGAAGGGAATAAAGGTCATTATCGATTTTGCGCCAAATCACACCTCACAAGCATCAGAAGACACTCCGTCTTATATGGAAAACGGGAAGCTATATGATAACGGTACGCTTGTGGGCGGCTATACAAACGATACGAAAGACTTATTCCATCATAATGGCGGAACGAATTTTTCTTCTATTGAAGATGGGATATACAGAAATCTCTATGATCTGGCAGATTTCAATCATCAGAACCCGACAGTGGATAAATACTTAAAGGATTCTGTGAAGCTCTGGCTCGATATGGGAATCGACGGGATCAGGGTAGATGCAGTTAAGCATATGCCGTTCGGCTGGCAAAAGACGTTCATGGAAACCATCTACAGCTATAAACCGGTGTTTACGTTCGGAGAATGGTTCCTTGGGGAAAATGAGGTGGATCAAAACTATTATAACTTTGCCAACACCACAGGAATGTCATTGCTTGATTTCCGTTTTGGCCAAAAACTGAGACAGGTATTAAGAAACGGCTCTGACAGCTGGTATGGCTTTAACTCGATGATCACTGAGTCGGAAGCGAAGTATGAACAGGCTGCCGATCAGGTCACCTTCCTTGATAATCACGATATGGACCGCTTTCACTTTGACGGGGCGGATGTAAAAAATACAGATCTTGCTTTAGCTGTCATGCTCACTTCAAGAGGCGTGCCGAACGTGTATTACGGAACCGAGCAATATATGACAGGCAATGGAGATCCAAACAACCGGAAAAAACAAACATCTTTCAATAAAACAACGAAAGCCTATCAGATCATCAGCAAGCTTTCAGCCCTGCGTAAATCGAACCAGGCTTTAGGCTATGGAAAAACAAAAGAAAGATGGATTAATAATGATGTCTATATCTATGAAAGAACATTTGGCAAAGATGTAGTATTGGTAGCGGTGAATAAAAGCAAAACAGCAGCTTACAACATAACAAATCTTTCAACGGCCCTGCCTGCAGGGAGTTATTCTGATCAGCTGACTTCCTTATTGAATGGCAACAGTTTATCAGTGGGCAGCGGAGGAGCTGTTTCTGCATTTGACCTATCACCAGGGGAAGCAGGCGTCTATTCTTCCAATGGAACCGCAGCCGCACCGACAATCGGTCAAATCGGTCCGGTCATGGCAGTCCCTGGAAGAACCATCACAATCAGCGGAGAATCCTTCGGCACATCTGTTGGTTCAGTGAAGGTTGGAACAGGAAATGCAGCCGTATTATCCTGGTCGAATACTGAAATTCGTGCACAGGTGCCAGTTTTAGCTGAAGGCAATTATCAGGTGTCTGTCACTTTATCAGGAGGGACAGTAAGCAATACGTACGGTCCAGTTGAGGTTTTATCCGGAAAGCAGTCATCTGTACGGTTTATGGTGAACAATGCAACAACTAGTCCTGGCCAGTCAGTATATATAGTAGGAAATGTAAGCGAGCTTGGAAACTGGGATGCAGCGAGGGCTATTGGACCGATGTATAACCAGGTAATCACAAAGTATCCGGGCTGGTATTATGACGTCAGCGTGCCGGCTGGGCGCGATATTGAATTTAAGTTTATTAAAAAGGATGCAAGCGGAAATGTTGTTTGGGAAAGCGGAGCGAACCATTTATACACGACCCCATCAAGCGGTCCGGGGACATCTATTTCTAATTTCCAGAACTAA
- a CDS encoding undecaprenyl-diphosphate phosphatase, with the protein MNLWEIFVAVVLGIVEGLTEFAPVSSTGHMIIFDDLLFQSKELYGEHVANTFKIVIQLGSILAVVIIFRERFISLLGLKKETAEVKRTKLKLTKVIVGLLPAAVLGLLFEDYIDEHLFSIHTVLIGLVIGAFLMLAADFVQRKRTITTETVDKITYKQALLVGLIQCLSLWPGFSRSGSTISGGVMLGMNHRTASDFTFIMAVPIMAGASGLSLLKNWEHFTLDALPFFIAGFISAFVVALISIRFFLDLINKIKLVPFAIYRIILAAVIYFVFL; encoded by the coding sequence TTGAATTTATGGGAGATTTTTGTTGCTGTTGTTTTAGGCATTGTGGAAGGTTTAACGGAATTTGCTCCAGTATCCTCTACTGGACATATGATTATATTTGATGATTTGCTGTTTCAATCTAAAGAGCTTTATGGTGAACATGTTGCAAATACGTTTAAAATTGTGATTCAGCTGGGATCCATTCTTGCGGTCGTCATTATTTTCAGAGAGCGTTTTATCAGCTTGCTCGGTCTGAAAAAAGAAACAGCTGAGGTAAAACGAACAAAGTTAAAATTAACAAAAGTCATCGTAGGTTTGCTGCCTGCTGCTGTTCTTGGTCTTCTATTTGAAGATTATATCGATGAACATTTATTTTCTATCCATACAGTTTTAATTGGCCTAGTCATTGGCGCGTTCTTGATGCTGGCTGCTGATTTCGTTCAGCGCAAAAGAACCATTACAACAGAAACCGTGGATAAAATCACATACAAACAGGCTTTGCTTGTAGGGCTGATCCAATGTTTATCGTTATGGCCGGGATTTTCTCGTTCTGGATCGACGATTTCCGGAGGCGTTATGCTTGGCATGAATCATAGAACTGCTTCTGACTTCACCTTCATCATGGCCGTTCCAATTATGGCAGGCGCAAGCGGACTTTCTCTTCTAAAGAACTGGGAGCACTTCACGCTGGACGCACTTCCATTCTTTATTGCAGGATTTATCAGCGCATTCGTAGTCGCTTTAATTTCGATTCGCTTCTTCCTTGACCTTATCAACAAAATTAAATTAGTGCCGTTTGCCATTTACCGCATTATTTTAGCAGCAGTAATTTATTTTGTATTTCTATAA